A single genomic interval of Romboutsia ilealis harbors:
- a CDS encoding pentapeptide repeat-containing protein, producing MAYVNFKEEKVKGKIQLDERKKNNKTLYQSILKHQDSLTGFYPNLKYSFKKIVDESIGRKGVLEEEDFQEIINEDFICTKFIDCTFKNVKFKDCRFIGCVFDGCKFDEGGVSFENCIFIKEDSEKLPSLNRKDNLGCSFYNCNIYARFLNSDISYAIFENTKFQNTNIELTNASNCIMINCELDKIGVVDSDFRGFKTFNTYMINFEFEDKFLSKFDEKTFFDKIEPRVKDKQEYEGIYTVYENIADKYNDNNLTNNFGEYYYLAKCIERKSLSLLPKIGSYIYWFTCGYGERPFYCIFSAFAIMLIFAFLYLLTGIEMESGTTIIYNFNNIGTWNISKFMKDFNEAINLSVGMFAGVGVNNGKPTELGYVVANFEMLTGVVLMGVGLGTLVRKAIR from the coding sequence ATGGCTTACGTTAATTTTAAAGAAGAGAAAGTTAAAGGTAAAATTCAACTGGATGAAAGAAAAAAGAATAACAAAACTTTATATCAATCTATACTAAAGCATCAAGATAGTTTAACTGGATTTTATCCTAATTTAAAATATAGTTTCAAAAAAATAGTTGATGAGAGTATAGGAAGAAAAGGGGTTTTAGAAGAAGAAGATTTTCAGGAAATAATAAATGAAGATTTTATTTGTACTAAGTTTATCGATTGTACATTTAAAAATGTAAAGTTTAAAGATTGCAGATTTATAGGATGTGTATTTGATGGTTGTAAATTTGATGAAGGTGGAGTAAGTTTTGAAAATTGTATATTTATCAAAGAAGACAGTGAAAAGCTACCATCTTTGAATAGAAAAGATAATCTAGGTTGTAGTTTTTACAATTGTAATATATATGCTAGATTTTTAAATAGTGATATATCTTATGCTATATTTGAAAATACTAAATTTCAAAACACTAATATAGAGTTAACTAATGCTTCTAATTGTATAATGATAAATTGTGAATTAGATAAAATTGGAGTTGTAGATTCTGATTTCAGGGGATTTAAAACTTTTAATACCTATATGATAAATTTTGAATTTGAAGATAAATTTTTAAGTAAATTTGATGAAAAGACATTCTTTGATAAAATTGAACCACGAGTAAAAGATAAGCAAGAATACGAAGGTATATATACAGTATATGAAAATATTGCAGATAAATACAATGATAATAATTTAACTAATAATTTTGGTGAATACTATTATTTAGCGAAATGTATTGAAAGAAAATCATTATCACTATTACCAAAAATAGGTTCATATATATATTGGTTTACTTGTGGATATGGAGAAAGACCGTTTTATTGTATATTTTCAGCTTTTGCTATAATGCTTATATTTGCTTTTTTATATTTACTAACAGGTATAGAGATGGAAAGTGGAACTACCATTATATATAACTTCAATAATATAGGAACATGGAATATTAGTAAATTTATGAAGGATTTTAATGAAGCTATTAATTTAAGTGTGGGGATGTTTGCTGGTGTAGGAGTTAATAATGGTAAACCTACGGAACTTGGATATGTGGTAGCGAATTTTGAGATGTTAACAGGCGTTGTTCTTATGGGTGTTGGACTAGGAACTTTAGTTAGAAAAGCAATTAGATAA
- a CDS encoding lipoate--protein ligase, with amino-acid sequence MLLIYNEKTNPYFNLAMEEYLLKNFDEDMFILWRNERSVIVGKNQNTLSEINLDYIKENSIPVVRRQSGGGAVFHDLGNINFTFISNNNDNFNNFKRFTNPIIEILKTLDINAEFSGRNDLLIDGCKFSGNAQYNYKNKVMHHGTLLFASQISDLSNALKVKPMKFKDKSVKSVKARVTNISEHLKVPMDILEFKDLIIDYLYKTNTDTKYYTLSELDIININKLVEEKYNTWDWNFGHSPKYALYNELKYPGGNVEFNLNVEKGIIKDIKFFGDFFGKCDISQIENLLLNTKHEEENLKTILNSININDYFLGADTDILISGIMGVK; translated from the coding sequence ATGTTACTAATTTATAATGAAAAAACTAATCCGTATTTTAATTTAGCTATGGAAGAATATCTTCTTAAAAACTTCGATGAAGATATGTTTATACTTTGGAGAAACGAACGCTCTGTAATAGTTGGTAAAAATCAAAATACATTATCTGAAATTAATTTAGACTATATCAAAGAAAATTCCATACCTGTTGTTAGAAGACAATCAGGAGGAGGAGCTGTATTTCACGACTTAGGTAATATAAACTTTACATTTATATCAAATAACAATGATAACTTCAATAATTTCAAAAGATTTACCAATCCAATAATAGAAATTTTAAAAACATTAGATATAAATGCTGAATTTTCAGGAAGAAATGATTTATTAATAGATGGATGTAAATTTTCAGGCAATGCTCAATATAATTACAAAAACAAAGTAATGCATCATGGTACACTGTTATTTGCATCTCAGATATCTGATCTTTCAAATGCTTTAAAAGTTAAACCTATGAAGTTCAAAGATAAAAGCGTTAAATCTGTAAAAGCCCGTGTAACTAATATAAGCGAACATTTAAAAGTTCCTATGGATATATTAGAGTTTAAAGATTTAATAATAGATTACTTATATAAAACAAATACTGATACTAAATATTATACTCTAAGTGAGTTAGATATAATCAATATAAATAAATTAGTTGAAGAAAAATATAATACTTGGGATTGGAACTTTGGACATTCCCCAAAATACGCTCTTTATAATGAATTAAAATATCCTGGAGGAAATGTAGAATTTAACTTAAATGTTGAAAAAGGAATTATAAAAGATATAAAATTCTTTGGAGATTTCTTTGGGAAATGTGATATTTCTCAAATTGAGAACCTATTATTAAATACAAAACATGAAGAAGAGAATTTAAAAACAATACTTAATTCTATAAATATAAATGATTATTTCTTAGGAGCTGATACTGATATTTTAATATCTGGAATAATGGGTGTTAAGTAG
- a CDS encoding superoxide dismutase, with the protein MKKKLLSVTLLFLFIILAPSDSFGLSSKFKPFEYNELNYSYDALEPYMDKETIILHYNKHYKNYVDKLNDTIKQYPSLYSCSLIDLLTNLDSLPDSASQIIKNNGGGVYNHEFFFSIMTNKKTSPSGELKKAIARDFGSFDELKKEFKKASLDIFGSGWVWLVSDNNGNLSIIKTSNQDTPITLNLTPIIGIDLWEHAYYLRYQNNRSHYIDSWFNVVNWDRALSNYNNSK; encoded by the coding sequence ATGAAGAAAAAATTATTATCAGTAACATTGCTCTTTTTATTTATAATTTTAGCTCCTTCAGATTCGTTTGGTTTATCATCAAAATTTAAACCATTTGAATATAATGAACTAAATTATTCTTATGATGCATTAGAACCATATATGGATAAAGAAACTATAATATTACATTATAATAAACATTATAAAAATTATGTTGATAAATTAAATGATACTATAAAACAGTATCCTAGTCTTTACTCTTGTAGCTTAATAGATTTATTAACTAACTTAGATTCTCTTCCTGATAGTGCATCGCAAATTATAAAAAACAACGGCGGCGGCGTTTACAATCATGAATTCTTCTTTAGTATAATGACTAATAAAAAAACATCTCCTTCCGGAGAACTAAAAAAAGCTATAGCTAGAGATTTTGGATCTTTTGATGAGTTAAAAAAAGAATTTAAGAAAGCTTCATTAGATATTTTTGGTTCGGGATGGGTATGGCTTGTATCTGATAATAACGGAAACTTATCTATAATAAAAACATCAAATCAGGATACACCTATAACACTAAATTTAACTCCAATTATAGGAATAGATTTATGGGAACATGCTTATTATCTTAGATATCAAAATAATAGATCACATTATATAGATAGCTGGTTTAATGTAGTCAATTGGGATAGGGCACTTTCTAATTATAATAATTCTAAATAG
- a CDS encoding metal-dependent hydrolase gives MVKETHTKGGYLFALLALPFIDNEYLSSYELIYRFILLIIYMYFSYIGSVIPDIDMRNSYASKTFPKVYKLFGSRFRHRSFTHSLLFLYLLCYLSNIILKYTDNNIVFISSFSGLIIGCFSHMMLDLFTKEGIELLYPIDINFSLMPIKTNSKTEKLICKILNFIVIFLIGYRFYILM, from the coding sequence ATGGTAAAGGAAACTCACACAAAGGGTGGATACTTGTTTGCACTACTAGCTTTGCCCTTTATTGACAATGAATATTTATCTAGTTATGAACTTATTTATAGGTTTATTCTATTAATTATTTATATGTATTTTTCATATATAGGTTCAGTAATTCCAGACATAGACATGCGTAATTCTTATGCAAGTAAGACCTTCCCGAAGGTATATAAATTATTCGGTTCTAGATTTCGTCATAGAAGTTTTACTCATAGCCTACTATTTCTATATTTACTATGTTATTTATCAAATATAATATTAAAGTATACAGATAATAATATAGTCTTTATATCTTCATTTAGTGGCCTTATAATCGGATGTTTTTCTCATATGATGTTAGACTTATTTACAAAAGAAGGTATAGAATTACTTTACCCTATAGATATTAACTTTTCTTTAATGCCTATAAAAACTAACTCTAAAACAGAAAAGCTAATATGCAAAATATTAAATTTCATAGTTATATTCTTGATAGGATATAGGTTTTATATATTAATGTAG
- a CDS encoding VTT domain-containing protein has translation MEYIKSLYYIAQDYWVLTMLIGLMSCFVESFIPALPLIGIVTGNVIFLGFLNGMILSWIGSGLGTISLFLLTKKFKDSIYMKKIKNKKINKVISWIYSQGFKVLFIAYCCPFVPSVLMTIASALSEKDIRNFAPAMLSGKFVMFLVVSYPASDVVGFIKNPIKVVVFLLLVFLAWKVGNRVNTKLGENN, from the coding sequence ATGGAGTATATTAAAAGTTTATACTACATAGCACAAGATTATTGGGTTTTGACAATGTTAATAGGTTTAATGAGTTGTTTTGTTGAAAGTTTCATACCAGCATTGCCTTTGATAGGAATAGTAACTGGCAATGTAATATTTTTGGGATTTTTAAATGGAATGATATTATCATGGATAGGGTCAGGATTAGGAACAATATCATTATTTTTATTGACTAAAAAGTTTAAAGATAGTATATATATGAAAAAAATTAAGAATAAAAAAATAAATAAAGTTATAAGTTGGATATATAGTCAAGGATTTAAGGTTTTGTTTATAGCGTATTGTTGCCCATTTGTACCAAGCGTTTTAATGACAATAGCTTCTGCATTAAGTGAAAAAGATATAAGGAACTTTGCTCCTGCAATGTTATCTGGGAAATTTGTGATGTTTTTAGTAGTAAGCTATCCAGCAAGTGATGTAGTAGGATTTATAAAAAATCCTATCAAAGTAGTAGTATTTTTATTATTAGTATTTTTAGCTTGGAAAGTAGGGAATAGAGTTAATACTAAGTTAGGAGAAAATAATTAA
- a CDS encoding mechanosensitive ion channel family protein, translating to MFLSQTTAESTTEEVLKGFEQLENFDFSKIKMSSLIEKLVEWAATTGFKLIVGALIISIGFKLIKKVVEHFIKFLERREVDITLRKFLKSLITMTLKVLLIMPVLGYWGIQLSGIAALVASAGVAIGLALQGSLSNFAGGFIILLIRPFKVGDYIETSTYSGVVEQIGLFYTQLATFDNKQILIPNGNLSNGSLINYSAKSTRRVDLIFSVGYENEISHVKEILNKIVESQKLILKEPKPFIAVNAHSASSIDFVVRVWCNTEDYWNIYHSLLEEVKITFDKENISIPYPQMDLHLKEVYKK from the coding sequence ATGTTTCTAAGTCAGACAACTGCGGAATCTACTACTGAAGAAGTTTTAAAAGGGTTTGAGCAGTTAGAGAACTTCGATTTTAGTAAGATAAAAATGAGTTCATTAATAGAAAAATTAGTAGAATGGGCAGCAACTACAGGATTTAAACTTATTGTAGGAGCATTAATAATATCGATTGGATTTAAACTAATTAAGAAAGTTGTGGAACATTTTATAAAGTTTTTAGAACGAAGAGAGGTTGATATAACTCTTAGGAAATTCTTAAAGTCACTTATAACAATGACTCTTAAAGTTCTTCTTATTATGCCGGTACTTGGATATTGGGGAATACAATTATCTGGTATTGCAGCGTTAGTAGCATCTGCTGGGGTTGCAATAGGTTTGGCTCTTCAAGGAAGTTTATCTAATTTTGCTGGTGGATTTATAATTCTACTTATTAGACCATTTAAAGTAGGTGATTATATAGAAACATCAACATATAGTGGTGTTGTAGAACAAATAGGACTATTTTATACTCAGTTAGCGACATTTGATAATAAACAAATATTAATACCAAATGGGAACTTATCTAATGGAAGCTTAATAAACTATTCAGCAAAATCAACTAGAAGAGTAGATTTGATCTTTAGTGTTGGATATGAAAATGAAATATCTCATGTTAAAGAAATATTAAATAAAATAGTTGAAAGCCAGAAGCTAATTTTAAAAGAACCAAAACCATTTATAGCTGTAAATGCACATAGTGCAAGTTCTATAGATTTTGTAGTAAGGGTATGGTGTAATACTGAAGATTATTGGAATATATATCATAGCTTATTAGAAGAAGTTAAAATAACTTTTGATAAAGAAAATATAAGTATACCTTATCCACAAATGGATCTTCATTTAAAAGAAGTTTATAAGAAGTAA
- a CDS encoding HD-GYP domain-containing protein, giving the protein MRLRHILVIDDNVTNLKLAENTLKPYYKVSLLISGAQTLKFLAKHRPDLILLDINLPDMDAYETLAKIKENKELENIPVIFLTSRSDSEIEVKGFELGAVDFITKPFISQSMLSRVKMHLELSEYRTQLEEKIYEKTQMIENLQDVMMLSLAELVECRDENTGGHVKRTAEYVRILANELVEAGVYSDILTPEYVKDIIKSAPLHDIGKIGINDATLLKMGSLDEDEFEYMKKHVELGAISLQKMINETDKESFLYTARDMAYYHQEKWDGTGYPSGLKGEEIPISARIMAIADVYDALTTKRPYKEPFSHEDTVNIIIEGREKGFDPNMIDVFKEISYKFEMVKFSL; this is encoded by the coding sequence ATGAGGTTAAGACATATATTAGTTATAGATGATAATGTAACGAATTTAAAATTGGCAGAAAATACATTAAAGCCTTACTATAAAGTGAGTTTATTAATATCAGGTGCTCAAACTTTAAAATTTTTAGCAAAACATAGGCCGGATTTAATTTTATTAGATATTAATTTACCTGATATGGATGCATATGAAACTTTAGCAAAAATTAAAGAAAATAAAGAATTGGAAAATATTCCAGTAATATTTTTAACTTCACGTTCTGATAGTGAAATTGAGGTTAAAGGTTTTGAACTAGGTGCAGTTGATTTTATAACTAAACCATTTATTTCACAGTCTATGCTAAGCAGAGTTAAAATGCATTTAGAACTTAGTGAATATAGAACTCAATTAGAAGAGAAGATATATGAAAAAACACAAATGATAGAAAATTTACAAGATGTAATGATGCTATCATTAGCAGAGTTAGTTGAATGCAGAGATGAAAATACGGGAGGACATGTAAAACGTACAGCTGAATACGTAAGAATTTTAGCCAACGAACTTGTAGAAGCTGGTGTATATAGTGATATTTTAACACCAGAGTATGTAAAAGATATTATTAAATCAGCTCCTCTTCATGATATAGGAAAAATTGGAATTAATGACGCCACATTATTAAAAATGGGCTCATTAGATGAGGATGAATTTGAATATATGAAGAAACATGTTGAACTAGGTGCAATATCTTTACAAAAAATGATAAATGAAACTGATAAAGAAAGCTTTTTATATACAGCTAGAGATATGGCTTACTATCATCAGGAAAAATGGGATGGAACAGGATATCCAAGTGGATTAAAGGGAGAAGAAATACCTATAAGTGCTAGAATTATGGCAATTGCTGATGTATATGATGCCTTAACTACAAAGCGACCTTATAAAGAGCCTTTTTCTCATGAAGATACGGTTAATATTATAATAGAAGGAAGAGAAAAAGGATTTGACCCTAATATGATTGATGTATTCAAAGAAATAAGCTATAAATTTGAAATGGTAAAATTTAGCTTATGA
- a CDS encoding ABC transporter ATP-binding protein, with product MAEVILKNICKSYDNGFNAVKNVNINIEDKEFVVLVGPSGCGKSTTLRMIAGLEDISDGELYIGDKLVNDIDPKDRDIAMVFQNYALYPHLSVYDNMAFALKLRKMPKDEINKKVKEAAKILDLDHLLDRKPKALSGGQRQRVALGRAIVRNPKVFLMDEPLSNLDAKLRTAMRTEITKLHKSLGTTFIYVTHDQVEAMTMADRIVVMKDGIVQQIDTPQDIYDSPNNMFVAGFIGAPQMNFIDVKLVEKDGEIYAQNDALSIKLNAGDCGALTSNGYIGKEVVLGIRPEDIHIEDIFVDNSLDSTFEANVELGELMGAEIYAYLKAGNHNITARFDGRYKLNIGDKLKLAMDKHRIHIFDKETQLAIRDEKVKETSK from the coding sequence ATGGCAGAGGTAATTTTAAAAAATATATGTAAATCTTATGATAATGGATTTAATGCAGTAAAAAATGTGAATATAAATATAGAAGATAAAGAATTTGTAGTTTTAGTTGGTCCTTCTGGATGTGGTAAGTCAACTACATTAAGAATGATAGCTGGACTTGAAGATATAAGTGATGGTGAGTTATACATAGGAGATAAATTAGTAAACGATATAGACCCTAAAGATAGAGATATAGCAATGGTTTTCCAAAACTATGCTCTATACCCACACCTAAGTGTATATGATAATATGGCATTTGCTCTAAAACTTAGAAAAATGCCTAAAGATGAAATAAATAAAAAGGTTAAAGAGGCAGCTAAAATACTTGATTTAGATCATCTATTAGATAGAAAACCTAAAGCTTTATCTGGAGGACAAAGACAAAGGGTTGCTCTTGGACGCGCTATAGTTAGAAATCCTAAAGTTTTCTTAATGGATGAGCCTTTATCAAATTTAGATGCTAAACTTAGAACAGCAATGAGAACTGAGATAACTAAATTACATAAATCACTTGGTACTACATTCATATACGTTACACATGACCAAGTAGAAGCTATGACTATGGCTGATAGAATAGTTGTTATGAAAGATGGTATTGTTCAACAAATAGACACTCCACAAGATATATATGATTCTCCAAATAATATGTTCGTTGCAGGATTTATAGGAGCTCCTCAAATGAACTTTATAGATGTAAAATTAGTTGAAAAAGATGGAGAAATATATGCACAAAATGATGCTTTAAGTATAAAGTTAAATGCTGGAGATTGTGGAGCTTTAACATCTAATGGATATATAGGAAAAGAAGTTGTTTTAGGCATAAGACCGGAAGATATTCATATAGAAGACATATTTGTTGATAACAGTTTAGATAGTACATTTGAAGCTAATGTTGAACTTGGAGAACTTATGGGAGCGGAAATATATGCTTACTTAAAAGCTGGTAACCATAATATCACTGCTAGATTTGATGGTAGATATAAATTAAATATAGGAGATAAATTAAAACTTGCTATGGATAAACATAGAATCCATATATTTGATAAAGAAACTCAATTAGCTATAAGAGATGAAAAGGTAAAAGAAACTTCAAAATAA
- a CDS encoding PucR family transcriptional regulator has protein sequence MQSLIEFFEKETNKKINIFKYNNEKINSNQNLIEFNNTTYVIEFLKDSILTHINGHCYLFNQQNLDFDSLKNILYNLYEDVQIYKYNNYLLLVSNNILDIDSSTPTIIEAETYSKTYIIYLEKITTIYNLDLKINIVDELINIIINNNNASQFITLNDLIIYKVAAITSDNHQLSSLIKFDIIKNIDENLLTTGINFIENGLNISKTSSALFLHRNTLIYRLEKIKEYLNLDLKNFKDAFIFYLSVKSFLSSINNCNS, from the coding sequence ATGCAAAGCTTAATTGAATTTTTTGAAAAAGAAACTAATAAAAAAATTAATATATTCAAATATAATAACGAAAAAATTAATTCTAATCAAAATTTAATTGAATTTAATAATACAACTTATGTAATAGAATTCCTAAAAGATAGTATACTAACTCATATAAACGGACATTGCTATCTGTTTAATCAACAAAATTTAGATTTTGATTCTTTAAAAAATATACTTTATAATTTATATGAAGATGTGCAAATATATAAATATAACAATTACTTATTATTAGTATCTAATAATATCTTAGATATAGATAGTTCTACTCCTACAATTATAGAAGCTGAAACATATTCAAAAACATATATTATATATTTAGAAAAAATAACTACCATTTATAATCTAGATCTTAAGATAAATATAGTTGATGAGTTAATTAATATTATAATTAATAATAATAATGCTAGCCAATTTATAACTTTAAATGATTTAATAATCTATAAAGTCGCTGCTATAACAAGTGATAATCACCAACTCTCTTCATTAATAAAATTTGATATTATAAAAAACATAGATGAAAATTTACTAACTACTGGTATTAATTTTATAGAAAATGGATTGAATATATCAAAAACTTCAAGTGCATTATTTTTACATAGAAATACACTAATATATAGATTAGAAAAAATAAAAGAATATCTTAATCTAGATTTAAAGAATTTTAAAGATGCTTTTATATTTTATTTAAGTGTAAAATCATTTTTAAGTTCTATAAATAATTGTAACTCATAG